One Chroicocephalus ridibundus chromosome 21, bChrRid1.1, whole genome shotgun sequence DNA segment encodes these proteins:
- the LOC134525869 gene encoding sperm-associated antigen 4 protein-like: MCLLAAQKMALQKKAFLQVFLLLPLALAAVYCGTSLPGLKPLRNCPVLMAQQTQKMQLMLEEVARLRAEISSVKQEVEEMKQAASERALEAYVEMSDWALQSSGASIDLQRTSETYTCKNDWFWRFIEFFCTPRSPDRILQPDVSPGNCWPFPGHQGQVVIRLPARVHLTAITVQHIFKEASPSGTVTSAPRDIAVFGVDVDGEEETLLVTFMYDVAKEAIQTFPLKNAPHPRAFSYLKLLVKSNWGNPKYTCIYRVQVHGKMAKPNSLN; this comes from the exons ctgctgtttactgcgggacctcgctgccaggcctgaagcccctgag gaactgcccggttttaatggcgcagcaaactcaaaagatgcagctaatgctggaggaggtggctcggctgagggcagagatcagcagcgtgaagcag gaagtcgaggaaatgaagcaggcagcatctgagagggctttggaagcctacgtggagatgtctgactgggccctgcaaagctctg gtgccagcattgacctgcagagaacttcggagacctacacctgcaaaaacgactggttctggaggtttattgagttcttttgcactccccgcagtcccgatcgcattttgcag ccggatgtttccccgggaaactgctggcctttcccagggcatcagggccaggtggtcatcaggttgccagcgcgagtccacctgactgccatcactgtgcagcacatcttcAAAGAAgcctctccatctgggaccgtcaccagcgcccccagggacatcgctgtcttt ggagtggatgtggacggagaagaggaaactctcctggtgaccttcatgtacgatgtggcaaaagaggccattcagaccttccctctgaag aacgccccgcatcccagagccttctcctatctcaaactccttgtgaagagcaactggggaaacccaaagtacacatgcatttaccgagtgcaggttcatgggaagatggcaaaaccaaacagcctcaactga